The following are encoded in a window of Halosimplex halophilum genomic DNA:
- a CDS encoding class I SAM-dependent methyltransferase: MAGDRWNEFYAGGEYERCAYLAGEEMDEYVDRFLDGSGADPESFASVGCGPAVTEFALAERHPDIEFYCCDLSEDVIRDDREVADRRDLPNISFHVRSLPDLDLGREFDIVYCMATLYFVEAIEDAIEALYDHVKPGGYLIFNYPNEATREWLRDEPEGKREFFAPVAAGANLLTREAIEQLLGTDVDDYWEFVGAAELQSGDSPAVFVQR; the protein is encoded by the coding sequence ATGGCCGGGGATCGGTGGAACGAGTTCTACGCCGGCGGCGAGTACGAGCGGTGCGCGTACCTCGCGGGGGAGGAGATGGACGAGTACGTCGACCGGTTCCTCGACGGATCGGGAGCGGACCCCGAGTCGTTCGCCTCGGTCGGGTGCGGCCCGGCGGTCACCGAGTTCGCGCTCGCCGAGCGCCATCCCGACATCGAATTCTACTGCTGTGACCTTTCGGAGGACGTGATCCGGGACGACCGCGAGGTGGCCGACCGACGCGACCTACCGAACATCTCCTTTCACGTCCGTTCGCTGCCGGACCTCGACCTGGGTCGGGAGTTCGACATCGTGTACTGCATGGCGACGCTGTACTTCGTCGAAGCCATCGAGGACGCTATCGAGGCGCTCTACGACCACGTGAAACCCGGCGGCTACCTGATCTTCAACTATCCGAACGAGGCGACCCGGGAGTGGCTGCGGGACGAACCCGAGGGGAAGCGGGAGTTTTTCGCGCCCGTCGCCGCGGGAGCGAACCTGCTCACTCGGGAGGCGATCGAACAACTGCTCGGCACGGATGTCGACGATTACTGGGAGTTCGTCGGGGCGGCCGAGTTACAATCCGGGGATAGTCCTGCGGTCTTCGTGCAACGATAG
- a CDS encoding NAD+ synthase has protein sequence MVSSDADEGVTSVRTDGPGFLTDRDDLAAVREEAVAFIKDRVTAAGARGVVVGLSGGVDSTLTANLAVQALGSDRVLGLGLPAHTDEDNAQEAQTMAEGLGIEFREVDLRPLLDLFEDHVAPEVAPDGGRRAIGNLTARLRMCALYYAANARSYLVCGTANRSELLLGYFTKYGDGGADLFPLGDLYKTEVQALAQQVGVPRRIVAKEPTADLWAGQTDAGDLGARYSEIDPVLRRVVDRSERVEDVIDDLDVSPETAETVARMYVDSLHKRAVPPTPGIDDRGDGSGGSHPLHLAPMANGL, from the coding sequence ATGGTATCCAGTGACGCCGACGAGGGGGTAACGTCGGTCCGGACTGACGGTCCGGGCTTCCTGACAGACCGCGACGACCTGGCGGCGGTCCGGGAGGAGGCGGTGGCGTTCATCAAGGACAGAGTGACCGCGGCGGGTGCGCGGGGCGTCGTCGTCGGGCTGAGCGGCGGGGTCGACTCGACACTGACGGCGAACCTGGCCGTCCAGGCGCTCGGAAGCGACCGCGTGCTGGGGCTGGGACTGCCCGCCCACACCGACGAGGACAACGCCCAGGAGGCACAGACCATGGCCGAGGGGCTGGGCATCGAGTTCCGCGAGGTCGACCTGCGGCCGCTACTCGACCTGTTCGAGGACCACGTCGCGCCCGAGGTCGCGCCGGACGGGGGCCGGCGGGCCATCGGGAACCTCACCGCGCGCCTGCGGATGTGCGCGCTGTACTACGCGGCCAACGCGCGGTCGTATCTCGTCTGCGGGACGGCGAACCGCTCGGAACTACTGCTGGGCTATTTCACGAAGTACGGCGACGGCGGCGCCGACCTGTTCCCGCTCGGTGACCTCTACAAGACGGAGGTACAGGCGCTCGCCCAGCAGGTCGGCGTCCCGCGGCGGATCGTCGCCAAGGAGCCGACCGCGGACCTGTGGGCCGGTCAGACCGACGCCGGGGACCTCGGCGCTCGCTACTCGGAGATCGACCCCGTGCTCCGGCGGGTCGTCGACCGCAGCGAGCGCGTCGAGGACGTTATCGACGATCTGGACGTGAGCCCGGAGACCGCCGAGACCGTCGCACGGATGTATGTCGACTCGCTCCACAAGCGCGCGGTGCCGCCCACGCCCGGCATCGACGACCGCGGGGACGGGTCGGGCGGCTCCCACCCGCTGCACCTCGCGCCGATGGCGAACGGACTGTGA
- the pan2 gene encoding proteasome-activating nucleotidase Pan2, translating into MSRSPSLPERPRLELDPDMSPSERLGALTDHYEQLVQVNRELEAKLESARERREELTEEVDQLERENETLKTSSLYVATAEEILDDGVVVKQHGNNQEVLTELPAQLREGLEAGDRVAINDSFSIQSQLESETDARAQAMEVDESPTVTYDDIGGLEEQIQEVREAVEQPLVDAAQFDEVGIEPPSGVLLHGPPGTGKTMLARAVANETDATFIKMAGSELVRKFIGEGSRLVRDLFELASEREPAIIFIDEIDAVAAKRTESKTSGDAEVQRTMMQLLSEMDGFEDRGEIRIIAATNRFDMLDRAILRPGRFDRLIEVPEPDAEGRKRILEIHTEDMSLAETVDFEHLAAETDGFSGAELASLATEAGMFAIRDGRTDVRTEDFEEALEKIEEGDATEGQPVAFY; encoded by the coding sequence ACGACTGGGCGCGCTCACGGACCACTACGAACAGCTCGTCCAGGTGAACCGCGAACTCGAAGCGAAGCTCGAAAGCGCGCGCGAGCGCCGCGAAGAGCTCACGGAGGAGGTCGACCAGCTCGAACGCGAGAACGAGACGCTCAAGACCTCCTCGCTGTACGTCGCCACCGCCGAGGAGATCTTAGACGACGGCGTCGTCGTCAAACAGCACGGCAACAACCAGGAGGTGCTCACCGAGCTCCCCGCCCAGCTGCGCGAGGGGCTCGAAGCCGGCGACCGCGTCGCCATCAACGATTCGTTCTCCATCCAGTCCCAGCTCGAGAGCGAGACCGACGCCCGCGCCCAGGCGATGGAGGTCGACGAGTCCCCGACGGTCACCTACGACGACATCGGCGGCCTCGAGGAGCAGATCCAGGAGGTCCGCGAGGCCGTCGAGCAGCCGCTGGTCGACGCCGCCCAGTTCGACGAGGTCGGCATCGAACCGCCCAGCGGCGTCCTGCTGCACGGGCCGCCGGGCACCGGCAAGACGATGCTCGCCCGCGCGGTCGCCAACGAGACCGACGCCACCTTCATCAAGATGGCCGGCTCCGAGCTCGTCCGCAAGTTCATCGGCGAGGGCTCGCGGCTGGTCCGCGATCTCTTCGAACTCGCCAGCGAGCGCGAGCCCGCCATCATCTTCATCGACGAGATCGACGCCGTCGCCGCCAAGCGCACCGAGTCGAAGACCTCCGGCGACGCCGAGGTCCAGCGGACGATGATGCAGCTCCTCTCGGAGATGGACGGCTTCGAAGACAGGGGCGAGATCCGCATCATCGCCGCCACCAACCGCTTCGACATGCTCGACCGCGCGATCCTCCGCCCCGGTCGCTTCGACCGCCTCATCGAGGTGCCCGAACCGGACGCCGAGGGTCGCAAGCGCATCCTCGAGATCCACACCGAGGACATGAGCCTCGCCGAGACCGTCGACTTCGAGCACCTCGCCGCGGAGACCGACGGCTTCTCCGGCGCCGAACTCGCCTCACTGGCCACCGAAGCCGGTATGTTCGCCATCCGCGACGGCCGCACCGACGTGCGCACCGAGGACTTCGAGGAGGCCTTAGAGAAGATCGAGGAGGGCGACGCCACCGAGGGCCAGCCGGTCGCTTTCTACTAG